A part of Solenopsis invicta isolate M01_SB chromosome 2, UNIL_Sinv_3.0, whole genome shotgun sequence genomic DNA contains:
- the LOC105200985 gene encoding uncharacterized protein LOC105200985, which translates to MDMYSDNETNFIGANRELTKAYCDALQDPDFLNRTALDRMSWHFMPPHVPYFEGLWEAGICSVKHHLWQILGSHTLTFEKLATLLCRIETCLNSRLLGPLTDSYDKFAPLTPGHFLISFEITSPKLSVLHLKENCLSRWQLIRQLTKKFWRIWQMDYINMLQQKAK; encoded by the coding sequence ATGGATATGTATTCGGATAATGAGACAAATTTTATCGGTGCAAATAGAGAATTAACCAAAGCTTATTGCGACGCATTGCAAGATCCtgactttttaaatagaactgcATTGGATAGGATGTCGTGGCACTTCATGCCACCTCACGTCCCTTACTTTGAAGGATTATGGGAGGCGGGAATTTGTAGCGTAAAACACCATTTGTGGCAAATTCTCGGCTCTCACACATTAACATTTGAAAAGCTCGCAACTCTTCTATGCAGAATCGAAACGTGCTTGAATTCTAGGCTACTTGGACCTCTTACGGATTCATATGACAAATTTGCGCCATTGACACCAGGTCATTTCTTAATCAGTTTCGAGATTACGAGTCCAAAACTTTCTGTTCTGCACCTTAAGGAAAATTGCCTCTCACGATGGCAACTAATTAGACAGCTTACCAAAAAGTTTTGGCGGATCTGGCAAATGGACTATATTAACATGCTGCAACAAAAAGCCAAGTGA
- the LOC113002749 gene encoding putative nuclease HARBI1: MHFRLSREVAYDLIARLTISPIFTSLQEHAGYAPISPEKHILCYLWFLGHESAGYRDVADRFNITISTLYTLLTRVTNFLMQFAPHIIRFPTLQEKEETKAYFLGKKQFPRIIGAVDGAHIRIDKPTQDKDSYINRKQYFSIHMQGVVNHKLKFLDVFIGYPGSVHDARVFRESHLYECLQDICLSSYIVGDSAYPCLEYLMVPYRDNGHLTRAQRNFNSRLSSCRVVVENAFGILKQRFRQLYHFKLRNIVRMVQIIHACCVLHNLASAGDVEFFEPPLEDNYPDPEAEIIRNNNDEIIPGNEHGRILRDELCRQLIAQDISIYG, translated from the exons atgcATTTTCGTCTTTCACGAGAAGTTGCTTACGATCTTATCGCTCGGTTGACGATATCTCCAATTTTTACGTCTTTACAag AACATGCAGGATATGCACCAATTTCACcagaaaaacacattttatgttACTTGTGGTTTCTTGGTCACGAAAGCGCAGGATATAGAGATGTAGCTGATCggtttaatattacaattagtACATTGTATACACTTTTAACAAGGGTAACAaactttttaatgcaatttgcTCCACATATTATAAGATTTCCTACACtacaagaaaaagaagaaacaaaggcatattttcttggaaaaaaacaatttcctAGAATTATTG gtGCTGTGGATGGTGCGCACATCAGAATCGATAAACCAACACaagataaagattcatataTTAATAGGAAACAATACTTTTCAATTCATATGCAAGGTGTAGTGAATCACAAACTGAAATTTTTAGACGTGTTTATTGGATATCCCGGATCTGTGCACGATGCAAGGGTCTTTCGGGAATCTCATTTATACGAATGTCTTCAGGATATTTGTTTAA GTTCTTATATAGTTGGAGACAGTGCTTATCCTTGTTTGGAATATTTAATGGTTCCATACAGAGACAACGGACATTTAACACGAGCGcagagaaattttaatagtCGATTAAGTTCATGCCGTGTAGTAGTTGAAAATGCCTTCGGcattttaaaacaaagattCAGACAATTATATCATTTCAAACTTAGAAATATTGTGCGTATGGTGCAAATAATACACGCTTGTTGTGTCTTACATAATTTAGCAAGCGCAGGCGATGTAGAATTCTTTGAACCTCCTCTTGAAGATAATTATCCAGATCCAGAAGCCGagattattagaaataataatgatgaGATCATACCTGGGAATGAACATGGCCGCATTTTACGAGATGAGTTGTGTCGTCAATTAATTGCTCAAGACATAAGTATTTACGGTTAA